From Podospora bellae-mahoneyi strain CBS 112042 chromosome 5, whole genome shotgun sequence:
ACCACCCATCTGGACTAACGAGAGACCGTCTTGGAGTTTATTCTCGGTGACAGCTTACCTTATTTTGATCTGGGTGGTATCACAGGGTTTTCCATGTCTCGGAGAGAAAGCAATGTTGATCGACAAGGGCGGCGATGGGCAAAGAGACAATACCATGAACCAGCACCCGAAATGTTCCACAAAGAAAGATGAGGATTCTAAGCAGCATGGCAGTCACATAGTCACATGGGAAAAGTTTGTTTGATATCACTACCAACAACTTGGACTGGAGCCGCGGTGCAAGCCATGCAACTGCCGGCACTAGCACACCGTTCCCGAAGCGGGCATTGCAGAAAAACCGATGCCTTTCCAGATGGCGTCAGTTTCGCATGCTCTGGAGCTCCATAAACCCCGTCGTCGCTGGCACCATGCTGGGGCTGATGTCATGACTGTTTGCCAGCTTCCAGCTTGGAGGTATGCAGCTGAGCAAGTGCATGGAACCTCATTTCTCAACACGTTATCTACCACGGGCTGAACAAAACAGCCGCTTCCCCGACTATGACCAGCCCTGTGCCTCTCTTACGGGCTTACCGTCCATGATAGGACGCAAACTAGAGTTTTATCTCTGGCACCAAACCAAATGTAACCCTACCTACTTCGCTGTGTTTCACAGGCTGTCCCCATCGACCATGTTTAACCTCTGGTATATCAGACTGTGTGATGGGAGAACAGCGGCAAATGTTTGCCAATTCAGGAACGAGAAAAGACAAGGCATTTGTCCCCGTGGTGCAGCTGAAATGGTGTGACATTGCAGCCAGGAACCAAACTGCTATATTTATCGACACGTATGTGTGCTGTCTTGCACAGCAGCTAGGTGTCTACCATGACACCGGCGGGCGGATATAATACCTCTGTGATCACAAACCTCCATCAGTCTGCCCTGCATCACCTACCTAATGACAACTACACCTCACCAACATgacctcttcatctcccATCCCAggcttcacccccctctcctccacaatcCACCTCtatcaacccccttcccctacTCTCACCCATCAtacctcccccaaccctccccaactaATAATCCTCTGCACCTGGACCTCCGCCAAACCAGCCCACATAGCAAAATACACCACCGCCTACCAatccctccaccccaccacccccatcctcctaATAACAACCCACATCACCGATCTAATCATCCACTCCATCCCCCACAAGGcaaaatccctcctccccgccttgacTTACCTCCTCAGGCTCCCAGCCACCACCCTAGGACCAtacttctcccccttctcccccccaaccgcgCGATTACTCCCCGGCTCAATCCTCTTGCACACCTTCTCCGAAGGCGGCTCCTTcgccgccgtctccctcgccacAACCTACCTCCACCATTCAAAACAAAAGCTCCCAGTCGGGGCATTCATCTTCGACTCCACGCCCGGAAGCCCAACACCGTCTTTTGCCTGCTCCACGGCAGCCTTTGCGAGGACACTCCCCGGTTTTTGTCAACATAATGTTATTCGGAAGAGCATTGGCGGGGTGGTGTACCTCTCTTTTCGGGCCCGCTCAGGCAACAGAGACAAAGCGCGGCGGAACTGGCTGCACTTTACACAACTGGGGTTAAATAACGAAAGGCTATGGGATTCATCATCCGAGAGTGTCCCAACGACGTACCTCTTTAGCGAAAAGGACGATCTTGTCTTGTGGGAAGATGTGCAAGACCATGCGGTCAGGGCAAAGAGACGGAGCTTGATGGTTAGGTTTAAAGAGACGGGGCACTGCGGGCATGTcatgggggagagggagaggggaatATACTGGGCTGCGGTGAGGCTAACatgggaaggggtgagggttgatggggggttgggggtgaaaCTACATGGTTTGGGGAGGACAACGGTAGGGTGGAACAACAGAAAAGGGTGGCTTAGTTTGGATAGTTTGTgtcttgaggaggaggaggaggaggaggaggaggagagaatAAGGACATGACAAgttggaaaaaaaaaaagaaaagaaaaaaaggaacaaaaagaaatcGAAACAACTACCTTATTTAATCCTTCCTCTATTCCTAGAGGATCCCCATGTCCTAACTCTCTGAGCCAGCAAATATCTAACCGTAGAATTAATCTCACCCCCTACCGACAAGGACATTCCTCTCTTATTCCTCCACATGTGTATGTACATCACTGTAATCCTCTGCACAACTCCTTCCCTCAGGCATCAGCGCCGTGCACCCCAGACTCCTTTGTTCCGCACTACCCAACCCATTTTATACTTATTTCAGCCTCCGCGTAGTCTCACACCGATACTCGGCAAGTGTCGTTTGTACCGAGATTATCGGAGGGGTGGTCATACATTTGTGTCGTCAATCGACGAGGATAATTGTTGCAAGTTGCGAA
This genomic window contains:
- a CDS encoding hypothetical protein (COG:S; EggNog:ENOG503P53Y), with product MTSSSPIPGFTPLSSTIHLYQPPSPTLTHHTSPNPPQLIILCTWTSAKPAHIAKYTTAYQSLHPTTPILLITTHITDLIIHSIPHKAKSLLPALTYLLRLPATTLGPYFSPFSPPTARLLPGSILLHTFSEGGSFAAVSLATTYLHHSKQKLPVGAFIFDSTPGSPTPSFACSTAAFARTLPGFCQHNVIRKSIGGVVYLSFRARSGNRDKARRNWLHFTQLGLNNERLWDSSSESVPTTYLFSEKDDLVLWEDVQDHAVRAKRRSLMVRFKETGHCGHVMGERERGIYWAAVRLTWEGVRVDGGLGVKLHGLGRTTVGWNNRKGWLSLDSLCLEEEEEEEEEERIRT